From Oligoflexia bacterium, the proteins below share one genomic window:
- a CDS encoding 3'-5' exonuclease, whose translation MNFKLERPICFYDLECTGVSTVKDKIVQICIIKLHPDGAREVYKKYINPGMPIPPEAIAVHGITDEMVKDCPKFPELAAEILTFFAGADIAGYNSNQYDVPLLIEEFARANMSFPHDDTKLIDMSVIFRKKEPRTLTAALKFYANKDLEGAHDAQNDVEATIDVFVGQCQKYEDIAQMNIHQLHDYCTRPGVVDYGGKLRKTPEGDIVFTFGKHKDQPVKNHPDYAKWMLNSDFPSDTKNILRKLIEL comes from the coding sequence ATGAATTTTAAACTAGAGCGCCCAATCTGCTTTTATGACCTTGAATGCACAGGGGTCAGTACGGTAAAAGATAAAATTGTCCAAATATGTATTATTAAACTGCATCCAGATGGCGCAAGAGAGGTTTATAAGAAATACATAAACCCAGGTATGCCTATTCCACCAGAAGCGATTGCTGTGCATGGTATCACCGATGAAATGGTAAAAGATTGTCCAAAGTTTCCAGAACTAGCGGCTGAGATTTTAACCTTTTTTGCTGGCGCAGACATTGCGGGCTACAACTCCAATCAATACGATGTGCCTTTACTCATTGAAGAATTTGCCAGAGCCAACATGTCTTTTCCGCATGATGATACCAAGCTCATTGATATGAGCGTGATCTTTAGAAAAAAGGAGCCCAGAACCTTAACAGCGGCCCTAAAATTTTATGCCAACAAGGATTTAGAAGGCGCGCACGATGCGCAAAATGATGTTGAAGCTACCATTGATGTGTTTGTGGGCCAGTGTCAAAAATACGAAGACATTGCACAAATGAATATCCATCAATTGCATGATTATTGCACACGTCCAGGTGTGGTTGATTACGGTGGAAAATTAAGAAAAACGCCCGAGGGCGATATTGTCTTTACTTTTGGCAAACACAAAGATCAACCGGTCAAAAACCACCCAGATTATGCTAAATGGATGCTCAACTCTGATTTTCCCAGCGATACCAAAAATATTTTACGCAAGTTGATAGAACTTTAG
- a CDS encoding 3-oxoacyl-ACP synthase, translating to MYQWLYVIRSLGSEVMSVSSAKIMRQLAQVWIDFSSQLDQISIVKKINQGKLRIEDYKSLLLNHRQQVIDGGRWIARAASGIDAQFSDLREKFIQHCYTEHQDYKMLEQNYVSVGGDLKTIQNYEKNIGSEALSSFMFHKASQSNPFDLLGSMFIIEGLGKNKAGDWGKKIKSQLNLEDTQVSFYLYHAEHDQDHLKEFDEILSNPNILAIPDIDKKMIKTAKVTSRLYCLQLEELDNI from the coding sequence ATGTATCAATGGCTTTATGTTATTAGAAGTTTGGGATCAGAAGTCATGAGTGTTTCTTCAGCAAAAATAATGCGACAATTGGCTCAGGTATGGATTGATTTTTCAAGTCAACTTGATCAAATCTCTATTGTAAAAAAAATAAACCAAGGTAAATTGCGTATTGAAGATTATAAATCATTGTTATTAAATCATAGGCAACAAGTTATTGATGGTGGTCGTTGGATTGCTAGGGCTGCATCAGGGATAGATGCTCAATTTTCTGATTTAAGAGAAAAATTTATTCAACATTGCTATACGGAACACCAAGATTACAAAATGCTTGAACAAAATTATGTTTCAGTTGGTGGCGACTTAAAAACCATTCAAAACTATGAAAAAAATATTGGATCAGAAGCCTTATCCTCATTTATGTTTCATAAAGCATCTCAAAGCAATCCTTTTGATTTATTGGGTAGCATGTTTATTATTGAAGGACTCGGCAAAAATAAAGCGGGTGATTGGGGAAAAAAAATTAAATCTCAGCTTAACTTAGAAGATACTCAGGTAAGCTTTTATTTATACCATGCAGAACATGATCAAGACCATTTAAAAGAATTTGATGAAATTTTATCCAATCCAAACATATTGGCTATTCCTGATATTGATAAAAAAATGATAAAAACTGCAAAAGTAACATCTAGGTTGTATTGCTTACAATTAGAAGAACTAGATAATATTTAA
- a CDS encoding ribonucleoside-diphosphate reductase subunit alpha, which yields MRVIKRDGSFEEVKIEKILYAVDKACRGISNVESIEIAKKTISGLHENSTTEELDKLSIHNAVMLMAEEPAYSKVAARMLADMIRKEVGRDTSFREYIQNAYDLNLLNKAVYDLASQDFDRLEYSIAHQRDDLFEYFGLQTVYDRYLLRHPKQRTVIERPQWLYMRVALGLSQNTEEALEFYELMSTFKYSPATPTLFNSGTQRPQLSSCYLLTVEDDSLDGIYNSITDCAKLSKFSGGIGIDWTKVRSSGSLINGTNGLSNGIIPFLKVFDSSVHAVNQGGKRKGAAAVYLENWHADIEDFLMLRNNTGAEERRTHNLNLALWISDLFMQRVENNENWSLFCPSDAPELNELYGEAFNEKYKSYEAQEVYKKQIPARELYAKMIKTLAETGNGWMCFKDKANLRSAQTGKNNHIIHSSNLCTEILEVTDSQHTAVCNLGSINLASFVKSKTEFDFEGLKETAQTAVKYLDRVVDINFYPTPKAKNSNQQWRPIGLGIMGLQDVLFKMNIPFESDEAKILSDKISECVYYYAVEKSVALAQELGSFEEFDNSKYSEAMLQPMLASEYQQHMPALNYDWQALAEKVKTQGIRNSLMIAIAPTATIASIQGVYESIEPQTANIFKRETLSGEFLQVNKYLIEALKAEKLWSHDLRDKIVMNDGSIQNIEEIPQKIKDVYKTSWEISQKQLIDMAVSRSAFICQSQSLNLFMEAPDLNKLSSMYMYAWKSGVKTTYYLRSRAKTSINKTTQHNSNTKDLVDSRLSQEAIACSLENPESCESCQ from the coding sequence ATGAGAGTTATTAAACGTGATGGTTCATTTGAAGAAGTAAAAATAGAAAAGATTCTTTATGCTGTAGATAAGGCATGTCGTGGGATATCCAATGTAGAATCTATTGAAATTGCAAAAAAAACCATCAGTGGCTTGCACGAAAACAGCACCACAGAAGAATTAGACAAACTGTCCATTCATAATGCCGTGATGCTCATGGCTGAAGAACCCGCTTACTCAAAAGTTGCAGCGCGCATGCTAGCAGACATGATTAGAAAAGAAGTTGGGCGAGATACATCTTTTCGTGAATACATTCAAAACGCATATGACCTTAATTTACTCAATAAAGCGGTCTATGACCTAGCCAGCCAAGACTTTGACCGCTTAGAATACAGTATAGCTCACCAAAGAGATGATTTATTTGAGTATTTTGGCTTACAAACAGTATATGATCGTTACTTATTAAGACATCCCAAACAAAGAACAGTCATTGAACGCCCACAATGGCTTTACATGCGGGTAGCTTTGGGCTTAAGTCAAAATACTGAGGAGGCTCTTGAGTTTTATGAGCTGATGAGCACATTTAAATACTCTCCAGCCACCCCTACTCTTTTCAATTCAGGTACGCAAAGACCGCAGTTGAGTTCATGCTACTTGTTAACGGTTGAAGATGATAGCTTGGATGGTATTTATAATTCCATTACCGATTGCGCTAAACTTTCTAAATTTTCTGGAGGCATAGGCATTGACTGGACCAAGGTCCGCTCATCTGGTTCACTGATCAATGGAACCAATGGTTTAAGCAACGGTATCATCCCATTCCTAAAGGTTTTTGACTCTTCTGTCCATGCGGTTAATCAAGGAGGAAAACGCAAAGGCGCAGCGGCCGTTTATTTAGAAAACTGGCATGCTGATATTGAAGACTTCTTAATGTTGCGCAACAATACGGGTGCTGAAGAAAGAAGAACCCATAATCTTAATTTAGCCCTTTGGATTTCTGACTTATTCATGCAACGGGTTGAAAACAATGAAAACTGGAGCTTGTTTTGTCCAAGTGATGCCCCTGAGCTCAATGAGTTGTATGGTGAAGCCTTCAATGAAAAATACAAATCTTATGAAGCACAAGAAGTCTATAAAAAACAAATTCCTGCCCGTGAACTGTATGCAAAAATGATCAAAACTTTAGCTGAAACCGGCAATGGCTGGATGTGCTTTAAAGATAAGGCCAATTTAAGATCCGCTCAAACGGGAAAGAATAATCATATTATTCACAGCTCAAATCTATGCACGGAGATTTTAGAAGTAACCGATTCTCAGCATACGGCAGTATGTAACCTAGGCAGCATTAATTTGGCTAGTTTTGTTAAATCTAAAACTGAGTTTGACTTTGAAGGTTTAAAAGAAACTGCGCAAACCGCAGTAAAATATTTGGATAGAGTGGTTGATATCAACTTCTACCCTACACCCAAAGCAAAAAACTCTAACCAACAATGGCGCCCCATTGGCCTAGGGATTATGGGTTTGCAAGATGTTTTATTTAAGATGAATATTCCGTTTGAAAGCGACGAGGCAAAAATTTTATCTGATAAAATATCTGAGTGTGTGTATTATTATGCCGTAGAAAAAAGTGTTGCTCTGGCTCAAGAGCTTGGTTCATTTGAAGAGTTTGATAACTCAAAATATTCTGAAGCCATGCTGCAACCCATGCTGGCTTCAGAGTATCAACAACATATGCCTGCTCTCAATTATGATTGGCAAGCCTTAGCAGAGAAAGTAAAAACTCAAGGTATTCGTAACAGTCTTATGATTGCCATTGCGCCTACTGCAACAATAGCCAGTATTCAAGGGGTATATGAAAGCATAGAGCCGCAAACGGCCAATATTTTTAAACGCGAAACACTCAGTGGTGAGTTCTTGCAGGTCAATAAATACCTTATTGAAGCCTTAAAAGCTGAAAAGTTATGGTCTCATGATTTAAGAGATAAGATTGTCATGAACGATGGATCTATTCAGAACATTGAAGAAATTCCGCAAAAAATTAAGGATGTTTATAAAACATCTTGGGAAATTTCTCAGAAGCAATTGATTGATATGGCGGTTTCTCGTTCTGCATTTATTTGTCAGTCGCAATCCCTTAATTTATTTATGGAAGCGCCTGATCTGAATAAATTGTCATCCATGTACATGTATGCTTGGAAATCGGGTGTAAAAACCACTTACTATTTAAGATCAAGAGCAAAAACCAGCATCAATAAAACCACTCAACACAACTCAAATACCAAAGACTTGGTTGACAGTAGATTAAGCCAAGAAGCCATAGCCTGCTCTTTGGAAAACCCAGAGTCTTGTGAAAGCTGTCAGTAA
- a CDS encoding ribonucleotide-diphosphate reductase subunit beta, with protein sequence MQYPQFFQLYRDSIKNIWTTDEIDFSMDIEHLRDKIKTSEAHLIRRLVAFFATADNIVAHNLVLNFYKHINSPEFRMFLGKQLFDEMLHVETYLLLVDNYIPDPAERKNAFSAYMQIESIKTKADFCFKYMDSIDQLQATQTTEERQAFLENLICFAAVIEGLFFFGSFAYVYFLRSKGLLPGLSTATNWVFRDESMHINGAMAVIEVIKKEYPELFTDTLKARVHAMLEEAIEAEFLFCKDALSFGVTGLTEKDMKQYLQYIADVRLTQLGYEKHYKVSNPFSFMILQDVQPLTNFFEKRVTEYQKGLNTNVSDITFDAAF encoded by the coding sequence ATGCAGTATCCACAGTTCTTTCAACTGTACCGAGATTCTATAAAAAACATATGGACCACAGATGAAATAGATTTTTCAATGGATATTGAGCATTTAAGAGATAAAATTAAAACTTCTGAAGCACATTTAATTAGACGCTTGGTCGCATTTTTTGCAACTGCTGACAATATTGTTGCTCATAACTTGGTGTTGAATTTTTATAAACATATCAATTCTCCTGAGTTTAGAATGTTTCTTGGTAAACAGTTGTTTGATGAAATGTTGCATGTTGAGACCTACTTACTGCTGGTTGATAATTATATTCCAGATCCAGCAGAAAGAAAAAATGCATTTTCTGCCTACATGCAAATAGAAAGCATCAAAACCAAAGCCGACTTTTGCTTTAAATACATGGATAGTATTGATCAATTGCAAGCAACCCAAACTACAGAAGAGCGGCAAGCGTTTTTAGAAAATCTTATTTGTTTTGCTGCTGTGATTGAAGGTTTATTTTTCTTTGGGTCCTTTGCTTACGTTTACTTTTTAAGAAGCAAAGGCTTATTACCTGGCTTGTCTACAGCCACCAACTGGGTGTTCAGAGATGAGAGCATGCATATCAATGGGGCCATGGCCGTCATTGAAGTGATTAAAAAAGAATATCCTGAGCTGTTTACTGACACGCTTAAAGCAAGAGTTCACGCCATGTTAGAAGAAGCCATTGAAGCTGAGTTCCTATTTTGTAAAGATGCCTTAAGTTTTGGTGTCACGGGTTTGACAGAAAAAGATATGAAACAATACTTGCAATACATTGCGGATGTTCGCTTAACTCAATTAGGCTATGAAAAGCATTATAAAGTAAGCAATCCCTTTTCATTTATGATTTTGCAAGATGTTCAGCCCTTAACCAATTTTTTTGAAAAAAGAGTGACTGAATATCAAAAAGGCTTGAACACCAATGTTTCTGATATTACCTTTGATGCAGCATTTTAA
- a CDS encoding SET domain-containing protein, with the protein MLHPSIHIKWLNDEKGYGLFASSFIPKGTITWALDKMDKVYLAKQVQEMDNHYQQQIFKYGYRNAKGHYIVCWDLAKYMNHSCDPNTLSPGLKFDIAIKDIQAGEEITTDYSSLNLEETLNCACGIGHCREQIEDKDFETYVDDWDDKINQAFTQINKVPQKLWPWVEEQKILEQIQKKGGKIPSIIKHRYKEGLSL; encoded by the coding sequence ATGTTGCACCCATCCATACATATTAAATGGCTCAATGATGAAAAGGGCTATGGTTTATTTGCAAGTAGTTTTATTCCTAAAGGAACCATCACTTGGGCCTTAGATAAGATGGACAAGGTCTATCTAGCTAAACAAGTCCAAGAAATGGATAATCACTATCAGCAACAAATCTTTAAATATGGCTATAGAAATGCAAAAGGTCACTATATTGTATGCTGGGATCTGGCCAAATACATGAATCACAGTTGTGATCCAAATACACTGAGTCCTGGCTTAAAATTTGATATTGCCATTAAAGATATTCAAGCTGGTGAAGAAATAACCACGGATTACAGTTCTTTAAACTTAGAAGAAACCTTAAACTGTGCTTGTGGCATAGGTCACTGCAGAGAACAAATTGAAGATAAAGATTTTGAAACTTATGTAGATGATTGGGACGATAAAATTAACCAAGCTTTTACTCAAATCAATAAAGTTCCACAAAAATTATGGCCATGGGTTGAGGAACAGAAAATTTTAGAACAGATCCAGAAAAAAGGCGGCAAAATCCCAAGCATCATCAAACATAGATACAAAGAAGGGCTTAGTTTATAA
- a CDS encoding EamA family transporter has product MLYLFLVSCLWAFSFPLIKLYLVGIDSSLVAMLRLGISLLCFLPLISFSLNHKDKLKLIALGMIQYGLMYALYIQSYQYLKSYEVALFTITTPLWVILCGQLMHKRFSLQSWVIAGLACIGALVLVFNAQNTYSLSQGFILVQVANICFALGQVYYKYWWQRSSKKNPLKQSQIFAYLFFGATLINFMILVLNQKLNQISSISNTQWLILLYLGSIASGLGFYLWNYGATLVKHATLASFNNLKIPLTILTAIVVFQEQGNLIKLLLGTVCIIIAISFAETIKTKDFL; this is encoded by the coding sequence ATGCTGTATTTATTCTTGGTTTCATGTTTGTGGGCTTTTTCTTTTCCGCTGATTAAGCTTTATCTTGTGGGTATTGATAGCAGTTTGGTGGCCATGTTGCGTTTGGGCATTTCATTGCTTTGTTTTTTGCCTTTGATAAGTTTTAGTCTTAATCACAAAGACAAACTAAAGTTGATTGCTTTAGGTATGATTCAATATGGCTTGATGTATGCGCTTTACATTCAATCTTATCAGTACTTAAAAAGTTATGAAGTGGCTTTATTCACCATCACCACCCCACTCTGGGTTATTTTATGTGGACAATTGATGCATAAACGTTTTTCTTTACAAAGTTGGGTCATTGCTGGCTTGGCTTGTATTGGAGCCCTTGTTTTAGTGTTTAATGCTCAAAATACGTATTCCTTAAGCCAAGGTTTTATTTTGGTTCAAGTGGCTAACATTTGTTTTGCTTTAGGTCAGGTATACTATAAATACTGGTGGCAAAGGTCTTCTAAGAAGAATCCGCTCAAACAAAGCCAGATTTTTGCTTATTTATTTTTTGGTGCCACCCTAATCAACTTTATGATTCTTGTCTTGAATCAAAAGTTAAATCAAATCAGTAGTATTAGTAACACACAATGGTTGATTTTACTGTATTTAGGAAGCATCGCCTCAGGCCTTGGTTTTTACTTATGGAACTATGGCGCTACTTTGGTCAAACATGCAACATTGGCCAGCTTTAACAATTTAAAAATTCCATTGACCATTTTAACTGCAATTGTTGTTTTTCAGGAACAAGGAAACCTCATCAAGCTATTGTTAGGTACGGTATGTATTATAATAGCCATCAGTTTTGCTGAAACAATAAAAACAAAAGACTTTTTATAG